The DNA segment TAACAAAGGCCCATGACCCCGCGCACCCGCTGCTCGGCCGTCCAGTCCTTGCTCATCCGGGTGAACAGGGCCGCGATGCCGGGCACCCCGAGCAGCCCGGTCGGCACCGCGCTGCGCTGGATCCGCAGCTCCGGCAGCGCGGGCGAGATCAGCGTGAGGGTGCGCACCAGATCGGGGCGTACGGCGGCCACCCGCGTGGTGACCGCGCCGCCCAGCGAGTTGCCGAAGAGGTGGACGGGACCGTGCCCGCAGGCGTCCAGGTAGCGGATGACGGCCCGCGCGTGCCCGGTGACGGAGTAGTCGCCGTCGTCCGGGGGCGGGGAGTCGCCGAAGCCCGGCAGGTCGACCGCCTCGCCGGCCACCACGCCGTCCAGCTCGGCCATCAGGTCCGACCAGTTCTGCGAGGAGCCGCCGAGCCCGTGCACGTACAGGGCGCGCGGCAGGTCCTCGCGCGCGGGCGGCCGGCAGCGCACCGACAGGGTGACCCCCGGCAGGCCCACCGTCCGCAGCCGCTCCCCCTCGCCGACCCGGACGGGCGCCACCCGGGGGAGGACGCTGGCGGCCGGCGCGGAGGGCGACTCGGTGGAAGACATGCGGGCAATGTTACGAGGTGATCACACCGGGGTTCGTGTGTTCGCCGTCACAGAACGAGCCGTTCCGCCGGGGGACGACCGGTGCGGCGATTCGGGCGCGCACGGCATGGCGTCCGAATCGGCCGTCTCCTAGGCTCGTACCAGAGGGCACCCGCGTGTGGCCCCTGCCGTGCCCAGGGACGTTCGTAGGAAGGGAGCCCATCATGGCCCAGGATCCGACCGAGCCCGACACCATCGAGGAACTGGACGACGAGACGGCCCCCGAGCTGGGCGTCGAGGACCCGGAAGTGGACGCCGTCGAGCAGCAGGCCGATGTCCGGCCCGAGCGCGACGACACGTTGACGGCGGAGAAGAAGGACCGGGCGAACGAGGCCGATCTGCTCGAACAGGCGCGCGTGGTCTCGCTCGACGAGGACGACTACCGCTGATCGCCCGTGCGGCTCGGCTTTCGCCGTCGTCCGGTACATGAAATTCTGCGTTCGCACCGCGCACACCACGGTTACCCAAAAGTACGATGGCCGCGCGGTCGACACCGCATGTGGACGACATTGGGAGGCGGCGTGACAGCCATCGAGCAGACAGAGGCAGCACGCCCGCGCGGCACCCGGCTGCCGCGCCGAGCCCGACGGAACCAGTTGCTGGGCGCGGCCCAGGAGGTCTTCGTCGCACAGGGCTACCACGCCGCGGCGATGGACGACATCGCCGAGCGGGCCGGCGTCAGCAAGCCGGTGCTCTACCAGCACTTCCCGGGCAAGCTCGACCTCTATCTCGCGCTGCTGGACCAGCACTGCGAGTCGCTGATCCAGTCGGTGCGCGGCGCGCTGGCGTCGACGACCGACAACAAGCAGCGGGTGCGGGCGACCATGGACGCCTACTTCGCCTATGTGGAGGACGACGGCGGCGCCTTCCGGCTGGTCTTCGAGTCGGACCTGACGAACGAGCCCGCCGTGCGCGAGCGCGTCGACAAGGTGACCACCGAGTGCGCCGAGGCGATCTGCGAGGTGATCGCGGAGGACACCGGCCTCTCGCGCGCGGAGTCCATGCTGCTCGCCTCGGGTCTCGGCGGGCTCGCGCAGGTGGTGGCCCGTTCCTGGCTGCACAGCGACCGCAGTGTGCCGCGCGACAACGCGGTGCACCTCCTCGCCTCGCTCGCCTGGCGCGGCATCGCGGGCTTCCCGCTGCACGGCAACGAGCACCACTGAGTCGCGTCACGCTGTTCATTCCCGGACGGTGTTCGCTGTTGGCGTGCCCGGCCGGACGCGTGCGCGTCCCCTCACCGGGCTAATGTGTGCTGGTACGGCGCGGATGATCGCGCACACAACTGACCGTCGGAGGGACAAAGCCGTGGAGGTCAAGATCGGCGTGCAGCACGCGCCCCGCGA comes from the Streptomyces sp. SUK 48 genome and includes:
- a CDS encoding alpha/beta hydrolase, with the protein product MSSTESPSAPAASVLPRVAPVRVGEGERLRTVGLPGVTLSVRCRPPAREDLPRALYVHGLGGSSQNWSDLMAELDGVVAGEAVDLPGFGDSPPPDDGDYSVTGHARAVIRYLDACGHGPVHLFGNSLGGAVTTRVAAVRPDLVRTLTLISPALPELRIQRSAVPTGLLGVPGIAALFTRMSKDWTAEQRVRGVMGLCYGDPGTVTPEAFRQAVEELERRLQLPYFWDAMARSARGIVNAYTLGGQHGLWRQAERVLAPTLLVYGGRDQLVGYRMARKAARSFRDSRLLSLPDAGHVAMMEYPGVVARAFRELMAQAGGDGGAEPGGRDDGGKDDDSTETGGRGAAEGTEAGS
- a CDS encoding TetR/AcrR family transcriptional regulator, which codes for MTAIEQTEAARPRGTRLPRRARRNQLLGAAQEVFVAQGYHAAAMDDIAERAGVSKPVLYQHFPGKLDLYLALLDQHCESLIQSVRGALASTTDNKQRVRATMDAYFAYVEDDGGAFRLVFESDLTNEPAVRERVDKVTTECAEAICEVIAEDTGLSRAESMLLASGLGGLAQVVARSWLHSDRSVPRDNAVHLLASLAWRGIAGFPLHGNEHH